A single region of the Sciurus carolinensis chromosome 14, mSciCar1.2, whole genome shotgun sequence genome encodes:
- the Rmi1 gene encoding recQ-mediated genome instability protein 1, with product MSVTGIASRVETWLLATWHVKVPLMWLEACINWIQEENNNVTMSQAQINKQVFEQWLLTDLRDLEYPLLPDGIVELPKGELNGFYALQINSLVDVSQPAYSQIQKLRGKNTMNDLVTAETQVTPKPWEAKSSRMLMLQLTDGIVQLQGMEYHSVPALHSDLPPGTKILIYGNISFRLGVLLLKPENVKVLGGEVDALLEEYTQEKVLARLIGEPDPIVSVISNNSNQSIPRVTDVLDPALGPSDEELLASLDENDELATNNDTSFERCFHTGSSSNTIPIRQSDIEPGFVSPRPKEKPPDQSVHFTDGELDDFSLEEALLLEETVQKEQMEARELQTLTLNRNKDKSIERFSHKPNTLNDFSLIYKQENSKWNGEHLSEQRTHEDRCFACPSARDQNNSVFSDHCNVPLARDFTSKDKNSETDYRIKQIINSSDKYSLNDKILNRELVNDVSKKTSQISSENGFHLQTCSLRSSESSSDLSTGMDLYSPPFIYLSVLMANKLKEVTTVKIKAFIVTLTGNLSSSGGIWNITAKVSDGTAYLDVEFVDEILTSLIGFSVPEMKQLKKDPLKYQKFQEGLQKCQRDLIDLCCLMTISFNPSLCRAVVLALQDVNMEHLENLKKRLNK from the coding sequence atgagtgTAACTGGTATTGCTTCAAGAGTTGAAACCTGGCTATTAGCTACATGGCATGTTAAAGTACCTCTAATGTGGCTGGAAGCTTGTATTAACTGGatccaagaagaaaataataatgttacTATGAGTCAggcacaaataaacaaacaagtgtTCGAGCAATGGCTACTTACTGATCTGAGAGATTTGGAATACCCTCTTTTACCTGATGGCATTGTAGAACTTCCAAAAGGAGAATTGAATGGATTTTATGCTCTACAGATTAATTCCTTGGTTGATGTAAGTCAGCCTGCATATTCCCAGATACAGAAGTTGAGAGGAAAGAATACAATGAATGATCTAGTTACAGCTGAAACACAAGTTACCCCCAAACCTTGGGAAGCAAAGTCTTCACGAATGTTGATGCTGCAGCTAACTGATGGAATTGTACAACTACAGGGAATGGAATACCACTCTGTACCTGCTCTTCATAGTGATCTTCCTCCAGGTACAAAAATTTTGATTTATGGAAACATTTCTTTCCGTCTTGGTGTCCTCTTATTGAAACCAGAAAATGTAAAGGTGTTAGGAGGTGAAGTCGATGCTCTTTTAGAAGAATATACGCAAGAAAAAGTACTTGCAAGATTAATTGGGGAACCGGATCCCATTGTTTCAGTCATATCAAATAATTCTAACCAGAGCATTCCCAGAGTTACAGATGTTCTAGATCCTGCATTAGGACCTTCTGATGAGGAACTCTTGGCAAGTCTTGATGAAAATGATGAACTTGCAACAAATAATGACACCTCCTTTGAAAGATGTTTCCACACAGGTAGTTCCTCAAATACTATTCCCATAAGACAATCAGATATTGAGCCAGGATTTGTTTCTCCAAGACCAAAGGAGAAACCACCAGACCAATCTGTGCATTTCACTGATGGGGAATTAGATGACTTTTCATTGGAGGAGGCCTTGCTTTTAGAAGAAACTGTCCAGAAAGAACAAATGGAAGCTAGAGAATTGCAGACATTGACTTTGAacagaaacaaagataaaagCATAGAGAGATTTTCACATAAACCTAATACTCtgaatgatttttctttgatttacaaacaagaaaatagTAAATGGAATGGAGAACATTTATCTGAACAAAGGACTCATGAAGATAGGTGTTTTGCTTGTCCATCTGCTAGAGACCAAAACAATAGTGTTTTTTCGGATCATTGTAATGTACCCTTAGCCCGTGATTTTACaagtaaagataaaaattcagagacagattatagaataaaacaaatcatCAACAGTTCAGATAAATATTccttaaatgacaaaatattaaatagagaGCTGGTTAATGATGTATCCAAAAAAACCTCACAAATTTCTAGTGAAAATGGGTTCCATTTACAGACTTGTTCTTTAAGATCATCAGAGAGTAGCTCTGATCTTTCTACTGGCATGGATTTGTATTCTCCACCATTTATCTATTTGTCTGTTCTAATGGCTAACAAACTAAAGGAAGTTACTACAGTGAAAATCAAAGCATTTATTGTAACTTTAACTGGAAATCTCTCAAGTTCTGGTGGCATTTGGAATATTACTGCAAAGGTTTCTGATGGTACTGCATACCTAGATGTAGAGTTTGTAGATGAAATACTTACTAGTTTGATAGGATTTTCAGTACCAGAAATGAAACAGTTAAAAAAGGATCCTCTTAAATACCAAAAGTTCCAAGAAGGTTTGCAGAAATGTCAAAGAGATCTAATAGATTTGTGCTGTCTGATgactatttcatttaatccttcctTGTGTAGAGCAGTGGTACTTGCATTACAAGATGTTAATATGGAACACCTTGAGAACCTAAAGAAGAGgttgaataaataa